The genomic DNA GTTGAGGGGACATATTGCCTAAGTATAAACAGGCGACCGCGAAAACCTACATCCGCTCCGGAACCTCGATGCCCAGCAAAAACAGGCCGAGACGAATCTGCCGCGCGGTCGCGTCGCAGAGCGCCAGGCGGGTGTCGCGCGTCACGCCTTCCGAGGATAGCACGGAACAGTCGCGGTAGAACGAATTGAACGCCTGCGCCAGGTTGAACAGGTGCTCGCCGAGCAGGTTCGGGTAGTACTCCACCGGCACGTCGTGCACGACATCGGCGAAACGCAGCAGTGTCAGCGCCAGGGCGCGTTCGGATTCGTGCTCGACGGCCACGGGGGCGTCGGTCGCCAGGCGCCAGTCGGGCGCGCCCAGTTTACGGAAGATCGAGCGAATCCGCGCGTAGACGTACTGCAGATAGGGCGCGGTGTTGCCGTCGAAGGCCAGCAGCTTGTCCCAGTCGAAGCGGTAATCGCTGTTGCGGTTTTGCGAAAGGTCGGCGTATTTCACCGCGCCGATGCCGACGATTTCGGCGACCTGCCGCTTTTCCTCCGCGGGCAGATCGACGCCCTTCTCGGCCATGATGGCCTGGGCGCGCTGCGCCGCCTCGGCCAGCAAATCCGCCAGGCGGATCGTGCCGCCCTCGCGCGTTTTGATCGGCCGGCCGTCGGCGCCCAGGATCGTGCCGAAGCCCACGTGCACCAGCCGCTGCGCATAGCCCATTTTGCGCGCCGCCGCGAACAACTGGACGAAGTGCAGGCTCTGCCGCTTGTCGACGACGTAGACGATCTCGTCGGCGCGATGCGCGTCGTGGCGGTAGCGGATGGTCGCCAGGTCGGTGGTCGCGTAATTGAACGCGCCATCCGATTTGCGGATCATGAACGGCTTGTCGGCCAGTTGCGGATCGTCGTCCGGCCCGAAGTAGACGAGCACCGCGCCCTCGTCCTCGCGGGCGATGCCGCGCGCCGTCAGATCCGCCACCAACGGCGCCAGGTCGTCATGATAGGCGCTTTCGCCACGCCACTCGTCGAAGGTCACCCCGAGCCGCGCGTAAATCTTGTCGACCTCGGCGCGCGAGGCCGCCGCGAAACGCCGCCACAAGGCGCGGTTGTCCGAATCGCCGGCCTGCAACTTGGCCAGTTCGGCGCGCGCCTGATCGGCCTGCGCCGCGTCGTTTTTCACGGCGTCGTTGGCCAGCTTGTAGACACGCTCCAGCTCGTCGGTCGGGTGCGCCTGCAGCGCGGCTTCGTCGCCCCACCGCCGGAAACCCCAGATCAACATGCCGAACTGCGTGCCCCAGTCGCCGACGTGGTTGTCGCCGATTACGCGATGGCCGAGAAAGCGCAGCAACCGCGCGATGGAGTCGCCGAGGATCGTGCTGCGCAGATGGCCAACGTGCAGCGGCTTGGCGACGTTGGGGCTGGAAAAATCGACGACGACCGTGCGCGGCGATTCGACCGGCTCGACGCCGAGCCGCTCGTCGCGGGCCAGTTCGGCCAGCCGGCGGTTTAGGAAGCCGGCGTCCAGCCGCAGATTGACGAACCCCGGCCCGGCGATTTCGGGTTCGCCGAACATGCCCTGAGCCTCGAGTTTCGCGTCGATCCGGGCCGCCGCGACGAGGGACTGGGCCAGTTCGCGCGGATTTTTCCCCAGTTTTTTCGCCGCCCCCATCACGCCGTTGATCTGATAGTCGCCGAACTTCGGATTCGCCGTTTCCTTGACGATCGCGGGAGAATCACCGCCGGTCAGCCGGGAAAGCAGGCCGGTGAATTCGTTTTCCAACCAATGTCGCAGTTGCATGTTCGCTCCGGAAAAACAAACAGGGGGGTCGATCCCCTAAAATGTAAACACCTCATAGCCGTGTTCCAGGTAATGCCCGATGCTCGGGTGGCCCTTCATCTCGCCACGTAATTCGATGCCTTGTTCGCGGGCACTGTCGGCGGCCCCCATTTTCGTCGCGCAGGCCAGGCAGGCGCAATCGATCAGGCCCGCGTCACGCGCTTGGAAATACAACGCGGCGAACGGTTGTTCCGGGTGTTCCTGAAATTCCTTGATCAGCTTGGTGGCCGATCCCTCGATGACGATCGTCACGGCGTAATCGCGCTCCTTCAGGTCAAAGGCATTGAGTAGTACGTGCACGAAACACATCGGTTCGCCGTTGAAGGCAAACAGCGCAGCCTTTTTCACCATCGGGTTCCTCCACAATCGAATTCGGGCCGGTGATCAGCCGGGCATCCGCCCATAGTCATCGGTCAGGCGCACGATGTCGTCCTCGCCGAGGTAATCGCCGCGTTGGATTTCGATGAACACCAGGGGGTCGTCGCCGGTGTTCTGCATCCGGTGCGCGGTGCCGAGGGGAATGTCGAGCGCGACGCCCGCGGCGACCGGAATCGCTTCCTCGCCCCGCGTCGCCAGGCCGACGCCGCTCACCACGAA from Myxococcales bacterium includes the following:
- the argS gene encoding arginine--tRNA ligase gives rise to the protein MQLRHWLENEFTGLLSRLTGGDSPAIVKETANPKFGDYQINGVMGAAKKLGKNPRELAQSLVAAARIDAKLEAQGMFGEPEIAGPGFVNLRLDAGFLNRRLAELARDERLGVEPVESPRTVVVDFSSPNVAKPLHVGHLRSTILGDSIARLLRFLGHRVIGDNHVGDWGTQFGMLIWGFRRWGDEAALQAHPTDELERVYKLANDAVKNDAAQADQARAELAKLQAGDSDNRALWRRFAAASRAEVDKIYARLGVTFDEWRGESAYHDDLAPLVADLTARGIAREDEGAVLVYFGPDDDPQLADKPFMIRKSDGAFNYATTDLATIRYRHDAHRADEIVYVVDKRQSLHFVQLFAAARKMGYAQRLVHVGFGTILGADGRPIKTREGGTIRLADLLAEAAQRAQAIMAEKGVDLPAEEKRQVAEIVGIGAVKYADLSQNRNSDYRFDWDKLLAFDGNTAPYLQYVYARIRSIFRKLGAPDWRLATDAPVAVEHESERALALTLLRFADVVHDVPVEYYPNLLGEHLFNLAQAFNSFYRDCSVLSSEGVTRDTRLALCDATARQIRLGLFLLGIEVPERM
- a CDS encoding cytoplasmic protein, which codes for MVKKAALFAFNGEPMCFVHVLLNAFDLKERDYAVTIVIEGSATKLIKEFQEHPEQPFAALYFQARDAGLIDCACLACATKMGAADSAREQGIELRGEMKGHPSIGHYLEHGYEVFTF
- a CDS encoding cupin domain-containing protein; the encoded protein is MTEGNYIDHRPWGSFEVLLLENGYQVKRIIVLPGQRLSLQYHRRREEHWFVVSGVGLATRGEEAIPVAAGVALDIPLGTAHRMQNTGDDPLVFIEIQRGDYLGEDDIVRLTDDYGRMPG